TTTGGACAAACTGGTATATACCGTCCCTGCCCCTAGATCTATTTCACCTTTTGTGAGGGTTTTCACGTGTTTCATGATGCTATAACCATGCATTTCATTTTGCAAAGCAAACAGGATATAAAAGCTGGTTTCTGTCATTGGCATATAAAACCTACGTATTCTTTTATCCAATCAAACACCACCTTCCTTATAGCGTACTATGATATAAATGATTATAGCGAAGTGTGATACATTTGTCAAAACCTGATTTTAAAGAACGAAATAATCACTGAAAGCCGTGAATTACGCTTCTAATAGCAATTCACTACTAACAAATATAACTAATTTACAAAAAATTTACATAAAACAGTTATATTATCCTATTTGGTTTTAAGGGGTAGTTTACTAGAATGGAAAGAGACAGGGGTGGTACTTAGGTAGTTTTACTAATGGGCTCAGTTGTGATAGACGGAGGGGAGTGATACTGACGGGCAATAAAGCAATAAAGCATTGAAGCATTTCTTATATTAATGAACTAAAACTACTTTTAAGTAGAATTTTAGTAGAATGCGAGGAGAAATTAGAATGAAAAACAAACTGAAAACGGCGGCTTTCATTGCATTAACTACCCTTATGGTATTCGGTAATTTTAATCCAGTATCCGCAGCAACTAAAACGGATGAATTTAAGTATTTAAAGGACGCAATCGAAACAGTTGACGCTGTACCTTCTGAGGAAAGAGATCAATACATGGAAGATAACCGTGATTGGATTGATGAAGTTGGAGTGAGACTGGAATCTTATGTTGAATCCTTTCCAGAAGAGGAGCGAAATGATGTAGTTTCGCGTCTTTTAAGCGATAACACTATGGGAAAAGTCGAAATTGCACTTAGCGGAAATCTTGATGAATACTTTAATGATGTATGGACTTCTACACGTGGCGGTTATTACACATATTCAATGGAACCAAAGTGGTCCGTCAGACTTTGGGGACCAACAATGGAGGCTGCTTGGAGTGAATTAGGAAGAAATTATAGTGGTATCCGAAACGACAACGGAAGTTTATGGAACCAATATAAATGCCATTGGGATTATGATGTTTTTGGTGCAGTAGCAGGAAGCTGGGATTTAGAGGTAGGTAGACCGATTGTTTCTGACTGGGAAATGTTCACGTCTCGTTGCAATCCGAAATAATTAAATAATCAAATTTATATGGTGAGCTCATACTCTTCCAAGAAAAGGTCGCGCTACATACTCTAAGACCACTAAAACTGTCTAAACGTTGTTAAAATCGGGGTAATCGTCTTGAAAATAGGCTTATCGTTGTTAATCTGCATTTTCCTGACGGTACCCCTTAAAGGCAAAAGGAGCTTGGATTCGATTCCCAACTCCTTTTTTTAATACTCTTTCCCCAATTCTAAGAAATGAATTGATGGAAGGACGGTATTCTTAATTTATGATTGCGTGTCCAGTTACGGAATTTCACATTACATGGAATGCCTTGATTAAAACGTATGATTTTATCCGTTTCCTTCACGCCGTGTCTTTCCACTTCTCTATGAATCTTTTTTCTACCATGGACAGGCACAAATTCCATTAATCCAATGGGTTGTCCGTCATCGATTAAGCTTAATAGAAAAGAACGGTCCTTCTTCACCATGCCGTTATCATCACGTCGATATATTTATATTTGATGACCTTCAACCATTGATCGGAGCGTTTATTGACGTGATACCTCGAATCCTTTCGCTTCAGGGCAATCCTTTCCAGGTCTTGTTCCTTTACTAAATGGAAATACGGTATGCCATTCCTTCGGCCCATTGAACCTGCACTGTCTTTTCCGAATGGAATTCCAGCTTATTCAGACGTTCTTTGCGTTCGATAAGCGGGAAGGACGTAATCCTTTCACCGGCATAATAAAGGATATCGAATACGCAGAATTGAATGGGATGCTTGCTCTTTTTGCTCTTGAACCGCTCCATCATTGCTTCGAAATCAGGTACACCATTCGCGCCAGGAACAATCAATTCTCCATCCAAAACGGTACCATCTGGTAGTTCCAGAACTTCGAATATTTCTGCAATTAGGGCTGTTACTTCGTTGTTGTGTCTCGTATAGTGACGAATTTTATTGTTAAATTTGGAGAGTATGAGACGAATTCCATCCAATTTGAGTTCGGTGATATAACACTCCGAGTCAAACGGTTCGGATACTCTTTCCAATAACATCGGACTGATAACATACATACCACCTCTATTCTATTGTAGCAACAATAGAGGGGTCCCGAAACAATAGACATCCGGAACTCCGTATCTTGCACCTAATTCTCCTATTGAATATTCTTCATTTTTATATTCCTTAATCACTTCATACTTAAACTCAATCGAATAATATTTATTGGACATAAAAACTCCCCTTAAGTTAGACAGATGTTTTATTTTTAATCTCTCTACCTTAAGGGGAGCATATCAGACTGTGACAGTCTTTTTCAACTTATTTTGTTGCTGTTTTTGCCGTTTTTTTAACTTCCTTTTTCTTATCTGCTGCATCTGTTTTTACTGCTTCAGTCTTTTGTTCAGCATCCGCTTTTACTTCTCCTGCCTTTTTGGCAGCATCTTTTTTTACTTCGTTTGCTTTTTGAGCAGCAGTTTCTTTTAATTCCTGCGATTTTTGTGTAACGTTCTCTTTAAATTCTTGAGATTTTTGAGCAACATTTTTAGAAAATTGTGATGTCGTATCCACAGCTTTCTTTGTCAGCTCAGCACTTGTTGCGAATGCTTTATCTTTCAGCACCATACCTTTTTCCTGTGCAGCATCCTTGAACTCACTAGCACGACCCTTTACTTGTGTAGCACCCTGATTGATATCGCTTCGCAGCTCTCTTCCTGACTTTGGTGCGAATAGTAATGCTGTTGATGCACCAATAATAGCTCCCACAAGTGATCCAATAATAAAATCTTTGGTATTAATATTATTTTCTGGCATCCTGATTCCTCCTAAATTTAATTATTTTCTTTTTCTTTTATTCCAATATTCCAGTATGGAAGCTCCCCATTTGACTGCCTGAGCAGCTTTTTCCTGATCCTCCTTAGAGTATCGGGATATTGTACTGGAAAGTTGCCTCAATGTTTGATTAAAATCTTTAACTGTATCGCCAATGCCTCTTGCACCTTCAAATAGCCCATCTAACTTTGCAGATTTATGATTGATATCGTCAGCTAAACGATTTGTTTTATTTAAAAGCTGCGTTGTTTCAGTTGTTACACCTTGTATTTGCTTTTCAAGTCCTTGCATTGTATTAGATACGTTGTTCAGGGTTTCTTTTGTTGCTTTTAACGTGATTACTACATATACTACCAGCACAATAAATGCAATAACTGCAAGCAGTGCGGCAATATATAATATAACTTCCATTTCTAAAATCAGCTCCTTTTATGTATCGAATTGTGTGTGAGGGTCTTAGCAAGAGCATTTCTTTTCATCATACAGTTTTTTAAATAATACCCTAAATGAGAAAGGATAAACCTATGTATGAGCGAAGAAATACACTGTATTATGTACAATAAAGTGCGTTTGCCTCTCATTCCTTTGCCCTTATAGTATAACCCTTTCTCTTAACAATTTCGACAAATATGATAGAATTCCTGCCTGTCCGCAAGAAAATGTATCTTACTTGTATAGCTTATTTTCCCATAAAATTTGTTTCGTAAACATGAACAGGCTAAAGCTATTTTTTTATTGCATTAAATCTAAATACATCGTGGAGATTTCTCCGTCTATCTGAACAATTATTATTCAACCGCAGACAGACATGGCTGTTTGGTTGCCAAGTTCTTTTTAGCAAAAAACCATCAATTACTGGAATTGATGGTTTTCGGATTAATTGTTTATTGAATTTGTTAATGTGTTTTCATACGCTTTTTGGAACTTCTGAATGTCTCCAGCACCCATAAAAATGACAACACTGTCTTTATACTGCTGTAAGACTTCCGTATGACTTAATTCTAAAATTTTGCTATCAGGAATTAATTGCTGTAAATCATCAATTGTCAGCTGACCAGATTCCTCTCGTGCTGAACCAAAGATATCACATAGATAAACACAATCTGCTTCATTTAGGCTATCAGCAAACTCTTGTAGAAATGTTTTCGTTCTTGTAAACGTATGTGGCTGGAAAACAGCTGCAATTTGCTTATTCGGGTATTTCTTTCTCGCAGACTCAATTGTCGCCATAATTTCTCTTGGGTGATGCGCATAATCATCAATAATTACTTGATCTGCAATTTTCTTTTCGCTAAAGCGACGCTTAACACCTTTGAATGTAGTCAGATTCTGAATATCCGCTGCTTGAATACCTTCATAATGGCATATCGCGATGACTGCGAGCGCATTTAAAATATGATGATTTCCGTACATCGGAATCGTAAATGTATCATAGTACGTATTTCTTACAAAAACATCAAACTGGGTACCATTTTCCGTTTCTTGGATATTCTGAGCTTGAAAGTCATTTGTACCGGCAAACCCATAATAAATAACTGGAACCTTCGTATGAATCTTTTGTAATTCTTCATCATCACCACAAGCGATAATACATTTTTTTACACGGTCTGCCATTGATTGAAACGCATCCACTACATCATCAAGACTTGTAAAGTAATCCGGATGGTCAAAATCAATATTTGTCATAATCGCATAATCAGGCTCATAGCTTAAGAAATGACGACGATACTCACATGCTTCAAATACAAAATACTGGCTGTCAACATGACCATTGCCTGTACCATCACCTATTAAATAAGAGATAGGGAATGTTTCATCCAATACATGAGCTAATAGCCCAGTTGTTGATGTTTTCCCGTGGGCACCTGTAATAGCAATGCTTGTATACTGCTTTAGCCATTCTCCCAGAAATTCATGATATCTGTAAAACGTACAGCCTAATCTTTTCGCTTCCTGGATTTCTATATGCTCATCTGAAAATGCATTTCCGGCAATAACGGTAAACTCTTTTTTAATATTGCTTTCAGAGAAAGCAAGAATTGGAATTTGTTTTTTTTCCAGTGCTTCTTGCGTAAAAAAATTCTTCTCATAGTCAGACCCTTGCACCTTTTCACCCGAATCATGAAGGATCTGAGCAAGAGCACTCATTCCTGTTCCTTTAATACCAATAAAATGGTAAGTTGTCATAAACGAACCTCCAACTTGTTCATACAAACGTTACATTTGCAAATTGTATGAAAGGATATTCACACCGATTCATTATAGCAAAAATTGATTTAGATTCAAATACTTTTCTCTCATTTTCAAAATCAATGCTGTATCATGCATTCGGAGCGTTGTATTCAACCTTCTCCAATCGTGGGTTTGGCCTGAACCTGCGTCCTTCCTTTGCTTCCGGACTTCCATTAAGAAGTACCAAATCTCCTGTAAACCCGATATTTAACCGGAGCAGGCTCCTTCCGACACCATACATATCGACAGGCACTCCAGCTTTTTCAAATTCGGTAATCCGTTCCTCTGTGAACCCACCTGTAACCATAATTTTAACATGCTGGAAGCCATCATCATCCAATGCTTCTCTTAATGCAAATAACAATTCAGGATTCACACCTCTTGGGTCAAATGTACCCATTAGATGGTGGTTTCTTAAAAAGTACTTATCCACTAATGTACGTGACGTATCGAGACGAACGGATTTGAGTGCATCTCCAAATTCTCTGGCTACCTTCAATGAATCTGTTATCACATCGTTATTATAATCAACAAGCGCTGCCAATTCGTCTTCCGGAAATAGTTCGTGATAGGCTTTGGCCGCTGCTACGGTATCTCCACGGAACATTTGAATCAATGCATGCGGCATTGTTCCCATTCCCTCTTTCCCCCACCATTCATTCATGGCATGGGTAGCTTGTGCAGTGGACCCACCGATAAATGCAGCATATCCGTCCCCTGCCTGTGTCGTGTAGTGGTCATCACGATCTCCCATAAAAACAACTGGCTTTTGCTCCCCGGAGGTTCGTGCAGCTTTTACCACATTGTATACATTTGTCGCGACAGATGTTCTTCTTGCAAGGATTCCATCAATAATTCCTTCTAAATAACCGAATTGCTGATATGACCCTGAAATAGTTAAAACCGATTCGTACGGGTTGATTTTATCTCCATCTTTAAGCGAGTGAATTTCCAGCGTTTCAGGACGATCCGCGAACGTATGTAATAATGCAATTACCTCATCAGTTCCACATAATACGGCATGCTCCTTCTGAAAAAACTGCATCGTCACATAATTATTAGCTAATTTTTCCTCTGCAATTTTTTTCGTTTTTAAAAAATATACAGCTGAAAACCATCCGTCACGGATTCTTTCATCAAATTTAAAAGTTTTATTCGTTAAACGTTTTATTTTGCCTGCTAGCTTTTGTTCAATTTCTTTCATGTTAGGGCTCTCCTTATTGGTTGCAATTCGTTCTTTTTGAGGATGGCAATAAGTACGGTGTTAAGCTGCGCTGACCCGACTTTCGGCCCATAAGATGCTCTGCTCAGCTGCTGCTAAGTCCAACACGGCCATTTCATCCTCGATTTCGGACACGTATTTTTATCATATAGAAAATTCCTCAACTAGACAAATAAATTACATTTCGTCTAGCTGAGATGGACTAACTAATACTTCTCGTGGTTTACTCCCGTTTTGCCCCGAAATTATACCACGCTCTTCCAGTGCATCAATTAAACGCGCCGCTCGATTGTAGCCAATTTTAAAATGACGCTGCAAGAGTGATGTGCTGGCACTTCGATGATTCATAACGAATTGAATTGCTTCATCCATTAGTTCATCTGCATCTTCATCAAGCGTTATTTGCTCCAGTAATTGTTCCTGTTCGAAAAGATAATTCGGCTCTGCTATACTTCTTGCATAGCTTGTAACCCGTTCGATTTCCTCGTCAGAGACGAATGGTCCTTGCAAACGTACGCTTTTC
This region of Oceanobacillus sp. FSL K6-2867 genomic DNA includes:
- a CDS encoding PadR family transcriptional regulator — translated: MDKRIRRFYMPMTETSFYILFALQNEMHGYSIMKHVKTLTKGEIDLGAGTVYTSLSKMEKDGLIVLVKTESNRKFYKITDLGREILDIEILRIERLYKNTRA
- a CDS encoding DUF2599 domain-containing protein translates to MKNKLKTAAFIALTTLMVFGNFNPVSAATKTDEFKYLKDAIETVDAVPSEERDQYMEDNRDWIDEVGVRLESYVESFPEEERNDVVSRLLSDNTMGKVEIALSGNLDEYFNDVWTSTRGGYYTYSMEPKWSVRLWGPTMEAAWSELGRNYSGIRNDNGSLWNQYKCHWDYDVFGAVAGSWDLEVGRPIVSDWEMFTSRCNPK
- a CDS encoding YtxH domain-containing protein codes for the protein MPENNINTKDFIIGSLVGAIIGASTALLFAPKSGRELRSDINQGATQVKGRASEFKDAAQEKGMVLKDKAFATSAELTKKAVDTTSQFSKNVAQKSQEFKENVTQKSQELKETAAQKANEVKKDAAKKAGEVKADAEQKTEAVKTDAADKKKEVKKTAKTATK
- a CDS encoding DUF948 domain-containing protein, coding for MEVILYIAALLAVIAFIVLVVYVVITLKATKETLNNVSNTMQGLEKQIQGVTTETTQLLNKTNRLADDINHKSAKLDGLFEGARGIGDTVKDFNQTLRQLSSTISRYSKEDQEKAAQAVKWGASILEYWNKRKRK
- the murC gene encoding UDP-N-acetylmuramate--L-alanine ligase translates to MTTYHFIGIKGTGMSALAQILHDSGEKVQGSDYEKNFFTQEALEKKQIPILAFSESNIKKEFTVIAGNAFSDEHIEIQEAKRLGCTFYRYHEFLGEWLKQYTSIAITGAHGKTSTTGLLAHVLDETFPISYLIGDGTGNGHVDSQYFVFEACEYRRHFLSYEPDYAIMTNIDFDHPDYFTSLDDVVDAFQSMADRVKKCIIACGDDEELQKIHTKVPVIYYGFAGTNDFQAQNIQETENGTQFDVFVRNTYYDTFTIPMYGNHHILNALAVIAICHYEGIQAADIQNLTTFKGVKRRFSEKKIADQVIIDDYAHHPREIMATIESARKKYPNKQIAAVFQPHTFTRTKTFLQEFADSLNEADCVYLCDIFGSAREESGQLTIDDLQQLIPDSKILELSHTEVLQQYKDSVVIFMGAGDIQKFQKAYENTLTNSINN
- a CDS encoding nicotinate phosphoribosyltransferase, coding for MKEIEQKLAGKIKRLTNKTFKFDERIRDGWFSAVYFLKTKKIAEEKLANNYVTMQFFQKEHAVLCGTDEVIALLHTFADRPETLEIHSLKDGDKINPYESVLTISGSYQQFGYLEGIIDGILARRTSVATNVYNVVKAARTSGEQKPVVFMGDRDDHYTTQAGDGYAAFIGGSTAQATHAMNEWWGKEGMGTMPHALIQMFRGDTVAAAKAYHELFPEDELAALVDYNNDVITDSLKVAREFGDALKSVRLDTSRTLVDKYFLRNHHLMGTFDPRGVNPELLFALREALDDDGFQHVKIMVTGGFTEERITEFEKAGVPVDMYGVGRSLLRLNIGFTGDLVLLNGSPEAKEGRRFRPNPRLEKVEYNAPNA